A stretch of Candidatus Vicinibacter affinis DNA encodes these proteins:
- the asnB gene encoding asparagine synthase (glutamine-hydrolyzing), which yields MCGIAGIYQKRILKKDHSFMQELQSMHELIKHRGPDGEGIWTSQDFKVGMCHRRLSIIDTSETGHQPMQALGGRFTITYNGEIYNYLELRNELKDCFQFKTQSDTEVILASYQKWGEGCVEHFRGMFAFVIWDADTKTLFAARDRFGIKPFYFHDNESRFYFGSECKAIFPYLNDKKVDLEGLKDYLAFQFCQEGKTLFEGIRELQPGHKLRLNDKGLSIERYWEVHYVPDFLHTSNYFEERLRDLLEDSVKYHLRSDVPVGAYVSGGLDSSAIASIASDLEGENFLGFTGKFSFSKDYDESSYARLLCDNKGFQLHEIDITDQDFINSINKVIYHLDYPVAGPGSFPQYMVSGLASKYRKVVLGGQGGDEIFGGYTRYLIAYFEQCIKAAIEGTDKSGNFIVTYESIIPNLISLRNYKPMLTEFWKEGLFEERDKRYFRLINRAPQLGDAIRWDLLGAYSPYESFKKIFEGDNVGKQSYFDQMTHFDFKTLLPALLQVEDRMSMANGLESRVPLLDHPIVELAATIPSNIKFENGDMKHIFKKMVTKYLPKEILERKDKMGFPTPLVEWSRKGPVKDFIFDTFNSTKALNRDFIDNKKVLQKIENESKFGRNLWGFLCLEIWHQEFFDKDLLNK from the coding sequence ATGTGTGGCATAGCAGGAATCTATCAAAAACGAATTCTCAAAAAGGACCATTCCTTTATGCAAGAATTGCAGTCCATGCACGAACTTATCAAGCACAGAGGGCCTGATGGTGAAGGCATATGGACGAGCCAGGATTTTAAAGTTGGAATGTGCCACAGAAGATTATCAATAATTGATACTTCGGAGACGGGTCACCAGCCAATGCAAGCGCTTGGTGGACGATTTACCATTACTTATAATGGTGAAATTTACAACTATCTGGAATTGAGGAATGAGCTAAAAGATTGCTTTCAATTTAAAACACAATCGGATACTGAAGTAATTCTGGCATCTTATCAAAAATGGGGTGAAGGGTGCGTAGAACATTTCAGGGGCATGTTTGCCTTTGTTATATGGGATGCTGACACCAAAACTTTATTTGCCGCACGAGACAGATTTGGGATCAAACCATTTTATTTTCATGACAATGAAAGTAGATTTTATTTTGGATCTGAATGCAAGGCGATTTTCCCCTATCTAAATGACAAAAAAGTTGACCTGGAGGGACTTAAAGACTATCTTGCCTTTCAATTTTGTCAGGAAGGCAAAACGCTTTTTGAAGGTATAAGAGAATTGCAGCCAGGACACAAACTCAGACTAAATGACAAAGGTTTGAGTATAGAAAGATATTGGGAGGTACATTATGTGCCAGATTTTTTACACACATCTAATTACTTTGAAGAACGACTTAGAGATTTATTAGAAGATTCTGTTAAATATCATTTAAGGTCTGATGTCCCGGTAGGTGCATATGTAAGTGGTGGATTGGATTCCAGCGCAATTGCTTCGATTGCATCTGATCTTGAAGGTGAAAATTTTCTTGGCTTTACTGGAAAATTTTCATTCAGTAAAGATTATGATGAAAGTTCATATGCAAGATTGTTGTGCGACAATAAAGGATTCCAGCTCCACGAAATAGATATTACTGATCAGGATTTTATCAATTCCATCAATAAGGTGATCTACCATCTTGATTACCCTGTAGCTGGTCCGGGATCTTTCCCTCAATACATGGTTTCGGGTCTTGCTTCCAAGTATCGAAAAGTGGTCCTGGGTGGTCAAGGCGGCGATGAAATTTTTGGAGGATATACCAGATACCTTATTGCCTATTTTGAACAATGCATTAAAGCGGCAATTGAAGGCACTGATAAATCCGGCAATTTTATTGTGACCTATGAATCTATTATACCAAATCTAATCTCGCTTAGGAATTATAAGCCAATGCTGACTGAATTTTGGAAGGAAGGCTTGTTTGAGGAAAGGGACAAAAGATACTTTAGACTGATAAACCGGGCCCCACAACTTGGAGATGCTATTAGGTGGGATCTTTTGGGAGCATACAGTCCTTATGAATCTTTTAAAAAAATATTTGAAGGGGACAATGTAGGGAAGCAGTCCTATTTTGATCAAATGACTCATTTTGATTTCAAAACCTTGCTGCCAGCCTTATTACAAGTAGAAGACAGAATGAGTATGGCAAATGGACTTGAATCAAGAGTTCCACTTTTGGATCACCCTATTGTCGAATTAGCCGCTACAATTCCCTCCAATATTAAATTTGAGAATGGGGACATGAAGCATATCTTTAAAAAAATGGTGACCAAATACCTTCCAAAGGAGATCCTTGAACGTAAAGACAAAATGGGTTTCCCAACCCCGCTTGTGGAGTGGTCAAGAAAAGGTCCTGTAAAAGATTTTATTTTTGATACTTTCAATTCCACCAAGGCCTTAAATCGTGATTTTATTGACAATAAAAAGGTTCTTCAAAAAATTGAAAATGAATCCAAATTTGGAAGGAATCTTTGGGGATTTTTGTGCCTTGAAATTTGGCATCAGGAGTTTTTTGATAAAGATTTATTGAACAAATAG